From the genome of Rhizobium sp. ZPR4:
CGCCCTGATGTCTTTTGCATCCGCGAGTGAACCATTGCGCGCCGCCAATCTTCTGGCCGGGCGCGAAATCTACCGATTATCGACTTTCTCGCCGGACGGTGCGCCGGCGGTATCATCGGGTGGCGTTCCGGTGCCGGCCGAACCTCTCCCCGGTCGTGGGTCTGATCTCGGCACGGTCTTCGTTTGCGCCGGCGGCTCGCCCCGGGACTGGCACTACCCTTCGGTTCTTGCCTGCCTGCGTCAGCTCGCACGCGAAGGCGTTCGTATCGGCGGCATTTCCGGCGGTCCCTATCTGCTGGCGGCCGCCGGGCTTCTGGCCGAGCGCGATTTCACCATTCATTGGGAGCATGCGCCGGCACTGCTTGAAGCTTTCCCCACGCTTACGCCACGCCAGGCGCGCTTCGTCATCGACGGCAACCGCATCACCTGCGGCGGTGGCATTGCGCCGCTCGATATGATGCATGTGCTGATATCCGAACGCATGGGCGCTGATTTTGCCCGGCGCGTCAGTGACTGGTATCTGCACACCGAAGTTGGCGAGCCCGCAGCGCCGCAGCGCGGTTCGCTTGCCGAGCGTTACGGCGTTCATCATCCGGGCTTGCTGAGCGTGCTCGAAAAGATGGAAGAGACGATCGAAATGCCGCTCGACCGTGCTGCCATGGCCCGGATTGCCGGGGTCACGCCGCGTCATCTCGACCGGCTGTTTGCCGCTCATCTCGGATCGACATTCCTTGAGCAATATCGGCGGATAAGGCTGCAGCATGCCAGACGGCTCCTGGAACAGAGCCCGCTTTCGATTTCCGAAATCGCCGTCGCCACCGGCTTTTCCAGCGGCGCGCAT
Proteins encoded in this window:
- a CDS encoding GlxA family transcriptional regulator, with amino-acid sequence MAQVDIRNTQNIGFILIPGFALMSFASASEPLRAANLLAGREIYRLSTFSPDGAPAVSSGGVPVPAEPLPGRGSDLGTVFVCAGGSPRDWHYPSVLACLRQLAREGVRIGGISGGPYLLAAAGLLAERDFTIHWEHAPALLEAFPTLTPRQARFVIDGNRITCGGGIAPLDMMHVLISERMGADFARRVSDWYLHTEVGEPAAPQRGSLAERYGVHHPGLLSVLEKMEETIEMPLDRAAMARIAGVTPRHLDRLFAAHLGSTFLEQYRRIRLQHARRLLEQSPLSISEIAVATGFSSGAHFSRAYRSLYGIAPGDTRRT